In Paenibacillus guangzhouensis, a single window of DNA contains:
- a CDS encoding ABC transporter permease: MKKNILRRVLQSIPLLWFISLVSFALIKLAPGDPVKSFVTPNMSAEDVERIRHSLGLDQPVIMQYFIWLKNVLQGNFGYSLTNHRPVLELILERLPATIGLMGSALFLSLIIAIPLSIVAASRKNKLLDRGIGMISYIGISIPSFWFGIMLIYIFAVKLHWLPSMGMRTIGVDSFWDIVKHGILPCAVLTFINVSMYSRYIRSQAISQLEEDYVQIQYAYGATKRSVLWRHVLKNVLLPIITILGMSFADLIAGAFITESVFSWPGMGSLGITAVFGLDYPVIMGITMFSSCMLVIGNLVADILYSVVDPRIKTMR; encoded by the coding sequence TTGAAAAAAAACATCTTGCGACGGGTTCTTCAATCGATCCCGTTGCTTTGGTTTATCTCCCTCGTGTCATTCGCATTAATTAAGCTCGCACCGGGGGATCCGGTGAAGTCATTCGTCACACCGAATATGAGCGCGGAAGACGTCGAGAGAATTCGGCATAGTCTGGGTCTCGACCAGCCAGTCATTATGCAATATTTCATTTGGTTGAAGAACGTACTGCAAGGCAATTTCGGCTACTCTTTAACGAATCATCGTCCGGTGCTGGAACTCATTCTAGAGCGCCTGCCGGCAACAATTGGTCTGATGGGGTCAGCCTTATTCTTGTCATTAATTATTGCTATTCCACTTAGCATCGTTGCAGCCTCTCGTAAAAATAAGCTGCTCGATCGCGGGATTGGCATGATCTCGTATATCGGGATTTCGATTCCAAGTTTCTGGTTCGGTATTATGTTGATCTATATTTTCGCCGTAAAATTACACTGGTTGCCGAGTATGGGGATGCGGACGATCGGCGTGGACTCCTTCTGGGATATTGTGAAGCATGGCATCCTGCCATGTGCAGTCCTCACGTTCATCAATGTATCGATGTATTCGCGGTATATTCGCTCGCAAGCGATCAGTCAGTTGGAAGAAGATTATGTACAAATCCAGTATGCTTATGGTGCAACCAAACGCAGCGTTCTTTGGCGTCATGTCCTGAAGAATGTACTGCTTCCGATTATTACAATTCTGGGGATGTCCTTCGCTGATTTGATTGCAGGGGCTTTCATTACAGAGTCGGTATTCTCTTGGCCGGGCATGGGTTCCCTCGGGATCACTGCGGTATTCGGCCTGGATTACCCCGTCATTATGGGGATTACGATGTTCTCATCGTGTATGCTCGTGATAGGAAACTTGGTGGCGGATATCTTATATAGTGTCGTTGATCCGCGTATCAAGACGATGAGGTGA
- a CDS encoding ABC transporter substrate-binding protein, whose product MKRRNMWIAAIMALVILTMSACGSASSDKKAEDQGSTAPAGTAKNGGSLVIAVQDDPKVLNPIYAGDRVTLTIDQALYAPLFNVNGDKKTFVLAESLTPSTDNLTYTLKLREGLTWHDGKPLTADDIIFTMNSILDEKQHSFFRGSFVYDGKPLTMKKVDDRTVDFILPKVSAAFEGMLVQIFPIPKHIFEGEADIEKSPKNSNPIGSGPFKFKEYRAGEYVTLERFDQYVGGAPKLDSVTYRVAKDPNAANLALQNGEIQMRMIDTQDVNTLKNTGNFNILTYLEGRLSYMVFNLNVDVMKKKEVRQAIAYALDKNEMITAAYTSGEYAEPAASILTPDTLYQTNDVEKYDYNLDKAKELLAQAGVSNLKLKLAYTNSNKPQTSLALYVQQKLKEIGIEVELMPLDVTAFGNKSLDMNNKEYDLSFGGYIMGFEPDAYRTLYMSNEAYNYSHYKNADFDKLWDQAAVETDATKRGELYKQIQQTVANEMTVFPIAYTKGVVALDKRYGGVEEAVTKPVVMLEDLSKLYVTE is encoded by the coding sequence ATGAAGCGTAGAAATATGTGGATTGCTGCGATAATGGCACTCGTGATCCTAACGATGAGTGCATGCGGTAGTGCTTCAAGCGACAAGAAAGCAGAAGATCAAGGATCGACAGCACCAGCTGGAACAGCGAAAAATGGGGGAAGTCTCGTAATTGCCGTTCAAGATGATCCAAAAGTATTGAATCCAATCTATGCAGGGGATCGCGTAACATTAACGATCGACCAAGCGCTATACGCACCGCTCTTCAATGTGAATGGCGACAAGAAGACATTCGTATTGGCAGAGAGCTTGACGCCATCCACTGATAACTTGACGTATACGTTGAAATTGCGTGAAGGTTTAACTTGGCACGATGGGAAGCCTTTGACGGCTGACGATATTATTTTTACGATGAACAGTATTCTAGATGAGAAACAGCACAGCTTCTTCCGCGGTTCATTCGTCTATGACGGTAAGCCGTTAACGATGAAGAAAGTGGATGACCGTACGGTAGACTTCATTCTTCCGAAAGTATCCGCAGCATTCGAAGGCATGCTCGTTCAAATCTTCCCAATTCCGAAGCACATCTTCGAAGGGGAAGCGGATATCGAGAAGAGCCCTAAGAACAGCAATCCAATCGGTTCCGGTCCATTCAAATTCAAAGAGTACCGCGCCGGGGAATACGTAACACTAGAGCGCTTTGACCAATATGTTGGTGGCGCACCGAAATTGGATTCCGTAACCTACCGTGTTGCGAAAGATCCAAATGCAGCGAATCTTGCCCTTCAGAACGGTGAAATTCAAATGCGCATGATCGATACGCAAGATGTAAATACACTTAAGAATACAGGCAATTTCAACATCCTGACTTACCTAGAGGGCCGCTTGTCCTACATGGTATTCAACTTGAATGTGGATGTTATGAAGAAGAAGGAAGTTCGCCAAGCAATCGCTTATGCGCTCGATAAGAACGAAATGATTACAGCAGCTTACACGTCAGGTGAGTATGCAGAGCCAGCGGCATCGATCCTTACGCCAGATACGTTGTACCAGACAAATGATGTTGAGAAGTATGACTACAACCTGGATAAGGCCAAAGAATTGCTCGCACAAGCTGGCGTATCGAATTTGAAATTGAAACTTGCTTATACGAACTCGAACAAACCGCAGACAAGCCTAGCGCTGTATGTGCAGCAGAAGTTGAAAGAAATCGGTATCGAAGTTGAATTGATGCCGCTTGATGTTACGGCTTTCGGTAACAAATCCTTGGATATGAACAACAAAGAGTATGATCTCTCCTTCGGTGGGTATATCATGGGCTTTGAGCCGGATGCATACCGTACGCTCTACATGAGCAATGAAGCGTACAACTACTCGCATTATAAAAATGCAGACTTCGATAAATTATGGGATCAAGCAGCGGTTGAGACAGATGCAACCAAACGCGGTGAACTATACAAGCAAATTCAGCAAACGGTAGCGAATGAAATGACGGTCTTCCCAATCGCTTATACGAAAGGTGTTGTAGCTCTCGATAAACGCTATGGCGGTGTAGAGGAAGCTGTTACGAAACCGGTTGTTATGCTTGAAGATCTATCGAAATTGTATGTAACTGAATAG
- a CDS encoding response regulator transcription factor: METPIKVLLVDDHEMVRIGLAAVLGTEDGIEVVGEASNGIEGIRLAQEYRPNVVLMDLVMEGMDGIETTRKLLELYPECKVIVLTSFLDDEKMYPVIEAGAFSYLLKTSRATEIADAIRAAARGQSVLESQVASKMMNRLRQPKQHAAAHEDLTEREMDVLRLLAEGKSNQDIADALFIGIKTVKFHVTNILAKLGVDDRTQAAIYAYKNGLAE, from the coding sequence TTGGAGACGCCGATTAAAGTATTGCTCGTGGATGATCATGAAATGGTTCGTATCGGTCTTGCCGCAGTTCTAGGTACAGAGGATGGCATCGAAGTTGTTGGTGAGGCCAGCAATGGGATCGAAGGCATTCGTCTTGCCCAAGAATACCGACCAAATGTCGTACTAATGGATTTGGTGATGGAAGGCATGGATGGAATCGAGACAACACGCAAGCTGCTTGAATTGTACCCAGAATGTAAGGTCATTGTGCTTACGAGCTTCTTGGATGATGAGAAGATGTATCCAGTGATTGAAGCGGGGGCGTTCAGCTATCTCTTGAAAACATCCCGTGCGACCGAGATTGCCGATGCGATTCGAGCGGCAGCTCGAGGGCAATCCGTACTGGAATCTCAGGTTGCATCGAAGATGATGAATCGTCTTCGTCAACCGAAGCAGCATGCGGCTGCACATGAAGATTTAACCGAACGTGAGATGGATGTGCTTCGTCTACTCGCGGAAGGCAAATCGAATCAAGATATTGCCGATGCGTTATTCATTGGGATTAAGACTGTGAAATTCCATGTCACGAATATTCTGGCGAAGCTTGGTGTGGACGATCGCACGCAAGCCGCCATTTATGCTTATAAGAACGGATTAGCTGAATAA
- the zwf gene encoding glucose-6-phosphate dehydrogenase — protein MSLASGAVFFIFGATGDLARRKLYPAIYSLYREGKLGKRFAVIGVARRPRTNEQFREDIIQSIKEFCRYKPDANTDWNDFVRHFEYKSLDINNVDGFRELDQQTRVLEQEFNIEGNRLFYLALAPELFSGVSQNLRKGGMLDSPGWHRLVIEKPFGYDLKSAEELNKQINEVFREEEIYRIDHYLGKEMVQNIEVIRFANSFFEPLWNNKHIANIQITLGETVGVEERGGYYDHAGALRDMGQNHMLQLLTMIAMEPPSRLVAEDIRDEKVKVLRSLRAYTSKEEVAANVVRGQYTSGSLKGKDLPGYREEESVNPESNTETYFAAKVFVDNFRWAGVPFYIRTGKRLPVKTTEVVVEFKRMPTNVYLGQKHNLEPNLLVIRVNPMEGIYVKINAKRPGSESDIQPLAMDFCQSCLVGINSPEAYERLIFDAARGDSTYFTRWDEVSSAWAFVDRIAEAWAADPSAIEFYPAGSWGPEKVDELLAKDGFHWWPVNGQDEDEVIWKNS, from the coding sequence ATGAGTTTAGCATCTGGCGCTGTCTTTTTTATTTTTGGAGCGACAGGAGATTTGGCGCGCCGTAAGTTGTATCCAGCCATCTATAGTTTGTACCGTGAAGGCAAGCTGGGCAAGCGGTTTGCGGTCATCGGCGTTGCTCGTCGTCCGCGCACGAATGAACAATTCCGCGAGGATATTATTCAATCCATTAAGGAATTCTGCCGTTACAAGCCGGATGCGAATACGGATTGGAATGACTTTGTAAGACATTTTGAATATAAATCACTAGATATTAATAATGTAGATGGTTTCCGAGAACTTGATCAGCAGACGCGTGTACTCGAGCAAGAGTTCAATATCGAGGGCAACCGTCTATTCTATCTTGCGCTTGCGCCGGAGTTGTTCAGCGGTGTATCGCAGAACCTGCGTAAAGGCGGCATGCTCGACTCGCCAGGTTGGCATCGTCTCGTGATCGAGAAGCCATTCGGGTATGATCTGAAATCAGCGGAAGAGCTCAACAAGCAAATCAACGAAGTATTCCGTGAAGAAGAGATCTACCGTATCGATCACTATCTTGGCAAAGAGATGGTTCAGAACATCGAAGTCATTCGATTCGCGAACTCCTTCTTCGAGCCGTTATGGAACAACAAGCATATTGCCAATATCCAGATTACGCTTGGCGAGACGGTCGGCGTCGAAGAACGCGGCGGATACTACGATCATGCCGGTGCCCTGCGCGATATGGGGCAGAACCACATGCTGCAGCTGCTCACGATGATCGCAATGGAACCGCCTAGCCGGCTTGTTGCAGAGGATATTCGCGACGAGAAGGTGAAGGTGCTTCGTTCCTTGCGTGCGTATACGTCGAAGGAAGAAGTCGCAGCGAACGTCGTCCGTGGGCAATATACGAGCGGGTCGCTCAAAGGCAAAGACTTGCCTGGGTATCGGGAAGAGGAGTCCGTTAATCCGGAGTCCAATACCGAGACGTATTTCGCAGCCAAAGTATTCGTCGATAATTTCCGCTGGGCAGGCGTTCCGTTCTATATTCGTACGGGCAAACGTCTACCGGTGAAGACAACGGAAGTGGTCGTTGAATTCAAACGGATGCCGACGAATGTCTACCTCGGGCAGAAGCACAACCTGGAACCGAACTTGCTCGTCATTCGGGTGAATCCGATGGAAGGCATCTACGTGAAGATCAATGCAAAGAGACCGGGCTCGGAATCCGATATTCAACCGCTCGCTATGGACTTCTGTCAGAGCTGCCTAGTCGGCATTAACTCACCAGAAGCTTATGAACGTCTCATTTTCGATGCAGCACGAGGCGATTCAACGTATTTCACCCGCTGGGATGAGGTGTCCTCGGCTTGGGCATTCGTTGACCGCATTGCTGAAGCGTGGGCTGCGGATCCATCTGCAATCGAGTTCTATCCTGCAGGCTCATGGGGACCGGAGAAAGTAGATGAGCTGCTGGCTAAGGACGGGTTCCACTGGTGGCCTGTCAATGGACAAGATGAAGACGAAGTCATATGGAAAAATTCATAA
- a CDS encoding YwmB family TATA-box binding protein, which produces MMRKWMVGCVCMCLVWLSATILTGFMQRNEDATAEHRLTQLWKLSESMQAKPSHFVVKLNGEQKFTGHQSLQVQVTAWSKVLLGGIKSEVKTKDGKIVVSANWQANGMNVHWMAVEREGNKFFWVYQIDANRVSDDTQAVMNLYTEVQTTQATFVRQLHEMGLTYNWNGTVQGEKKRQELGTAQQTVEQLRQKIAKTMKLTPMENYTDGGTYSESYSAPELGQGIVSGTHTLHLQMAVHQISGTDQERVSIGLPLITTEY; this is translated from the coding sequence ATGATGCGGAAGTGGATGGTGGGTTGTGTATGTATGTGTCTTGTATGGCTTAGTGCCACGATATTAACCGGATTCATGCAGCGCAACGAAGATGCCACTGCAGAACACCGTCTCACTCAGTTATGGAAGTTAAGTGAATCGATGCAAGCGAAGCCGTCACACTTTGTTGTGAAGTTGAACGGTGAGCAAAAATTTACAGGCCATCAGTCGTTGCAAGTTCAAGTTACGGCGTGGAGCAAGGTGCTCCTAGGCGGAATCAAAAGCGAAGTAAAGACGAAGGATGGCAAAATTGTTGTGAGCGCGAATTGGCAAGCAAACGGTATGAATGTGCATTGGATGGCGGTGGAGCGAGAAGGAAATAAATTTTTCTGGGTCTATCAGATCGATGCGAACCGTGTGTCAGATGATACACAAGCCGTGATGAATTTATATACAGAAGTCCAGACAACGCAAGCGACGTTCGTGCGTCAATTGCATGAAATGGGATTAACGTATAACTGGAATGGCACCGTACAAGGTGAGAAAAAGCGACAAGAGCTGGGAACAGCCCAACAGACCGTTGAGCAGCTGCGGCAAAAAATCGCAAAGACGATGAAGCTTACCCCGATGGAAAATTATACAGACGGCGGGACTTATAGTGAATCTTATTCAGCGCCAGAACTGGGTCAGGGAATCGTAAGCGGTACACATACGCTGCATCTTCAAATGGCAGTTCATCAAATCAGCGGCACAGATCAAGAGCGTGTGTCGATCGGCTTGCCCCTTATCACCACAGAGTATTAG